One window of Botrimarina mediterranea genomic DNA carries:
- a CDS encoding PQQ-dependent sugar dehydrogenase, whose amino-acid sequence MNIASSIHPWLTLALVVCAGRLDAAYTVERVVSGLNQPTYMTQAPGDNNHLYIVERTEPGGSSLGRVLAYNQLTKTSTTFLDLAGTVQADGGLLSMTFHPDYQSNGLFYTVSNVSGVNGLDEWKTVGGVPQVQRRLYEYQNLSNVFHTMNEAFFRPGGSGAELFLTTGDGGTQANEPTFDPSLIEDPTSPYGKVVKIDLTGDFATPAAGPSHPDVDLVALGLRNPYRSSFDRETGDFYIGDVGFNAVEEVNFIPASHFENPAATPIDFGWTSREGTIATIGGSAGGPGSPGDVDPIYEYAHHGGIPLGHTSDFNGASITGGYVYRGPVEELQGRYFLTDFTAQRIYSGEFDTTTPAAGYNGDNFTDVQRHDIEFEELLDDGTVLQYLTSFNEDNFGNLYMVKFGNSFFPPEGQGEIFRIVPLGDDQIELVVDRDTGAVTLQNSATTVLDIQSISLSSAVGAISPSDLTPVTGLRDADGDMSVDHNDAWSISSSTTSLFVEATTGDAGQLAPQSQLVYSPADGWVRSPVEDLAATVLLGDGTIVNAQVSYTGNGGAAFESGDLNFDGVINRADFVALASRLHTDLSGLGPAQAYAAGDLTGDGVSNYDDFAAFKATYISLHGEEAFAGLLASVPEPTTALLAACGIGGVFAARRRDV is encoded by the coding sequence ATGAACATCGCCTCCTCGATCCACCCCTGGCTAACGCTTGCCCTCGTGGTCTGCGCGGGCAGGTTGGACGCCGCGTACACGGTGGAGCGGGTCGTTTCCGGCTTGAATCAGCCGACCTACATGACCCAGGCGCCGGGCGATAACAATCACCTCTACATTGTTGAACGCACCGAGCCGGGCGGCTCGAGCCTCGGGCGGGTCCTCGCCTACAACCAACTGACGAAGACATCGACAACGTTCCTCGATCTGGCCGGGACCGTCCAGGCGGACGGTGGGTTGTTGTCGATGACTTTCCACCCGGACTACCAGTCCAACGGGCTGTTCTACACGGTTTCCAACGTCAGCGGCGTCAATGGCCTCGACGAATGGAAGACAGTCGGCGGCGTGCCTCAGGTTCAGCGGCGGCTCTACGAGTACCAGAACCTGTCAAACGTTTTTCACACGATGAACGAGGCGTTCTTCCGTCCGGGGGGCAGCGGCGCCGAACTGTTCCTCACGACCGGGGACGGCGGCACGCAAGCGAACGAGCCGACCTTCGATCCCTCGTTGATCGAGGACCCGACCTCGCCGTACGGCAAAGTGGTGAAGATTGACTTGACGGGCGACTTCGCAACGCCGGCTGCGGGACCGTCGCACCCGGATGTCGATCTGGTCGCGTTGGGATTGCGGAACCCCTACCGCAGCAGCTTCGACCGTGAGACGGGAGATTTCTACATCGGCGATGTCGGCTTCAACGCGGTGGAGGAAGTGAACTTCATCCCAGCGAGTCACTTTGAGAACCCCGCTGCGACGCCAATCGATTTCGGCTGGACCTCGCGCGAGGGGACGATCGCGACGATCGGCGGATCGGCCGGCGGCCCTGGTTCGCCAGGCGATGTTGATCCGATCTACGAATACGCTCACCACGGCGGCATCCCGCTGGGGCATACGAGCGACTTCAACGGAGCCTCGATAACCGGCGGCTATGTGTATCGCGGGCCCGTCGAGGAACTGCAAGGCCGCTACTTCCTCACGGACTTTACGGCGCAGCGGATCTATTCGGGAGAGTTCGACACCACGACTCCAGCCGCCGGCTACAACGGCGATAACTTCACCGATGTCCAGCGTCACGACATCGAGTTCGAGGAGTTGCTCGATGACGGAACGGTTCTCCAGTACCTCACGTCATTCAACGAGGACAACTTCGGGAACTTGTACATGGTCAAGTTCGGCAACTCGTTCTTCCCGCCGGAAGGTCAGGGTGAGATCTTCCGGATTGTCCCGTTGGGTGACGACCAGATTGAATTGGTGGTGGATCGCGACACCGGCGCGGTTACTTTGCAGAACAGCGCTACCACGGTCCTTGATATCCAATCGATCTCCCTGTCGTCAGCGGTGGGCGCTATCTCGCCGTCGGATTTGACGCCCGTCACGGGGCTGCGTGACGCCGATGGCGACATGTCGGTGGATCACAACGACGCGTGGTCGATCTCGTCGAGCACAACGTCGCTGTTCGTCGAAGCAACAACCGGCGACGCAGGACAGTTGGCGCCGCAAAGCCAGCTGGTGTATTCGCCCGCGGATGGCTGGGTGCGTTCGCCCGTCGAAGACCTGGCGGCGACGGTGCTGCTCGGTGACGGCACGATCGTCAACGCGCAAGTCAGCTACACCGGCAATGGCGGCGCGGCGTTCGAGAGCGGCGATCTCAATTTTGATGGCGTGATCAACCGGGCCGACTTTGTCGCACTCGCGAGCCGACTGCACACCGACTTGTCGGGCCTCGGCCCGGCGCAGGCCTACGCGGCTGGCGACCTTACCGGCGACGGCGTTAGCAACTACGACGACTTCGCCGCCTTCAAAGCGACTTACATCTCGCTGCACGGTGAAGAGGCGTTCGCCGGTTTGCTGGCGTCGGTCCCCGAGCCGACAACGGCTCTGCTGGCGGCGTGCGGCATTGGTGGGGTGTTCGCCGCGAGGCGGCGGGACGTCTGA